A window of the Citrus sinensis cultivar Valencia sweet orange chromosome 9, DVS_A1.0, whole genome shotgun sequence genome harbors these coding sequences:
- the LOC102627147 gene encoding proteasome activator subunit 4 has translation MHLYNAWLPPPVAAETKKEKESFADVVKSVKDSYRADDPESVYSTLKWISVIDLFIKAKSELSLEDVGALVEIGLELFNISQNKLYVQVRWGNLLVKLLNKYRKQLSLKVPWRPFYDTLIHTHFTRNTGPEGWRLRQRHFEAVTSLVRSCRRFFPPGSASEIWSEFRSLLENPWHNSSFEGSGFMRLFLPTNLDNQEFFSENWIRECLDLWDSVPNCQFWNCQWTAVIARAIKNYNFIDWECFIPMLFTRYLNMFEVPVANGSGSYPFSVDVPRYTRFLFSNKTLTPAKAIAKSVVYLLRPGSSAQEHFEKLVNLLEQYYHPSNGGRWTYSLERFLFYLVITFQKRLQHEQQKADNNTQAELYLGESERTFFVNVVLKLIDRGQYSKNEHLSETVAAATSILSYVDPSSVLPFLASRFHIALETMTATHQLKTAVTSVAFAGRSLFLTSLSTSSVQPADLGGGGVAFIELLMISLSNALAGMDANDPPKTLATMQLIGSIFSNIATLDDNSDELSFMPMIQFSEWLDEFLCRLFSLLQHLEPSSVLNEDLHSSATSGTFLVDDGPYYYCMLEILLGKLSKSLYNQALKKISKFVTTNILPGAIAEVGVLCCACVHSNPEEAVFHLVQPVLLSAISSLEGTPSTGFGGRGITDASVLAKEKPSQEKPTLSPALEAAIDYQLKVLSVAITYAGPALLHYKDQLKEAIFSAFDSPSWKVNIAGDHLLRSLLGSLILYYPIDQYKCVLRHPAAATLEEWISTKNSSDNELLTGPKWHVPSDNEVQFANELLNLHFQSALDDLLRICKTKLHSDSGNEKEHLKVTLLRIQSTLQGVLSCLPDFRPSFQSGVMGDPGYTSFLIAGSSGSIVGGTELREKAAEITHAACKYLLEEKSDDSILLILLIRIMDALGNYGSLEYDEWSNHRQNWKSESAAIVEPPVNFIVSSHSKGKRRPRWALIDKAYMHSTWRSSQSSYYLFRTTGDFSPPDHVKLLMDDLLNLSLHSYEAVRILAGKSLLKMIKRWPSLISKCVLSLAENLRIPNTPEYVVLGSCAVLSTQTVLKHLTTDQKAFSSFLLGILSSSHHESLKAQKAINELFVKYNILFSGVSRSILKTMDNHKDGSDFSDLISQIGSLSSDASRLHWRYNLMANRVLLLLAMASRSDPNVSSKILSETAGHFLKNLKSQLPQTRILAISALNTLLKESPYKTSLEDRPLLSENSQGNSKSSLEGALSEIFQEDGFFDETFNSLSHVHIIADTESTSSRGSHGNSSFQSLADKSITRFYFDFSASWPRTPSWISLLGSDTFYSNFARIFKRLIQECGMPMIVAIKSTLEEFANAKERSKQCVAAEALAGVLHSDVDGLLGAWDSWMMIQLKSIILAPSVESIPEWAACIRYAVTGKGKHGTRVPLLRQQILNCLVTPLPPTVTTTVVAKRYAFLSAALIEISPQKMTLPEIQLHIGLLEELLNNMCHSSAHVREAIGVTLSVLCSNIRLHASFSHEYSHEGVNSDIDNYLKEERWVQFLTERASESVTNIQNNNHSDNLEVSANCSTQNGHLKGDSQDDVKWMESLFHFIISTLKSGRSSCLLDIIVGLLYPVISLQETSNKDLSTLAKAAFELLKWRVFWEPHLQKAVSIILSSADDSNWRTRSATLTYLRTFMYRHTFILPDTEKKDIWNTVEKLLTDNQVEVREHAAAVLAGLMKGGDEKLAKDFRDRAYKEANMIQRQNKRNSSFSQSVASRHGAVLALVASVLSVPYDMPSWLPEHVTLLARFSGEATPVKSTVTKAVAEFRRTHADTWNLQKDSFTEEQLEVLADTSSSSSYFA, from the exons ATGCATCTGTACAATGCGTGGTTGCCGCCACCGGTGGCGGCGGAGACGAAGAAAGAGAAGGAATCGTTTGCTGATGTTGTAAAGTCTGTTAAGGACTCGTACCGAGCCGACGATCCTGAATCTGTTTACTCTACTCTCAAATGGATCTCCGTCATCGACTT ATTCATAAAGGCTAAAAGTGAATTATCTTTAGAAGATGTGGGTGCACTTGTGGAAATTGGGTTAGAATTGTTCAATATTTCACAGAATAAACTTTACGTCCAG GTTAGATGGGGAAATCTCTTAGTCAAGTTGCTCAATAAGTATCGAAAACAGTTGTCCTTGAAAGTTCCTTGGCGGCCTTTTTATGATACTCTGATTCACACACATTTTACAAG GAATACAGGTCCAGAGGGTTGGAGATTGAGACAACGACATTTTGAAGCAGTTACTTCTCTTGTTAGATCCTGCCGGAGATTCTTTCCTCCAGGTTCTGCCTCTGAGATATGGTCTGAGTTTAG ATCTCTTTTGGAAAATCCATGGCATAACTCTTCCTTTGAAGGATCTGGCTTTATGAGACTGTTTCTTCCTACAAACTTGGACAACCAAGAGTTCTTTTCAGA AAATTGGATTAGAGAGTGTTTAGACTTGTGGGACTCTGTTCCAAATTGTCAATTCTGGAATTGTCAGTGGACAGCTGTTATAGCTCGTGCTATAAAGAACTACAACTTTATTGATTGGGAGTGTTTCATACCCATGCTTTTCACGAGATACTTGAACATGTTCGAG GTACCTGTGGCAAATGGAAGTGGATCATATCCTTTTTCTGTGGATGTTCCGAGATATACGAGGTTCTTGTTCTCCAATAAGACACTCACCCCAGCAAAGGCCATTGCAAAATCAGTT GTGTATCTACTAAGACCTGGTAGTTCAGCACAGGAGCACTTTGAAAAATTGGTCAACCTTTTAGAACA GTATTACCATCCTTCTAATGGTGGTCGCTGGACTTATTCTTTGGAGAGATTTTTGTTCTATTTGGTAATTACATTCCAGAAACGCTTGCAGCATGAGCAGCA GAAAGCTGATAACAATACACAGGCTGAACTCTATCTAGGAGAATCAGAGAGGACATTTTTTGTCAACGTGGTGCTGAAGTTAATTGATCGTGGTCAATATAGCAAGAATGAACATCTTTCGGAGACGGTTGCTGCTGCAACTTCTATTTTGTCATACGTGGATCCTTCTTCAGTTCTTCCATTTCTAGCATCTAGATTCCATATAGCCTTGGAGACG ATGACTGCCACGCACCAGTTGAAAACTGCTGTGACGTCTGTAGCTTTTGCTGGGCGTTCGCTGTTCCTCACTTCTCTATCAACTTCTTCGGTGCAACCGGCTGAtcttggtggtggtggtgtcGCTTTCATTGAACTTCTGATGATATCATTATCGAATGCATTAGCTGGTATGGATGCTAATGATCCCCCCAAAACCTTGGCAACCATGCAATTAATTGGTTCCATATTTTCCAAC ATAGCTACTCTGGATGACAACAGTGATGAGTTATCATTCATGCCAATGATCCAGTTTTCAGAATGGCTAGATGAATTCTTGTGTCGTTTATTTTCATTACTTCAACATTTGGAGCCCAGCAGTGTTCT GAATGAAGATCTACATTCATCAGCAACATCGGGAACTTTTCTGGTTGATGATGGTCCATACTACTATTGCATGCTTGAAATTTTGCTTGGGAAACTTTCAAAGTCACTGTATAATCAG GCTTTGAAGAAGATTTCCAAGTTTGTTACAACAAATATTCTTCCTGGGGCAATTGCTGAGGTCGGAGTGCTTTGTTGCGCATGTGTTCATTCAAACCCAGAGGAGGCAGTTTTTCACCTTGTTCAACCAGTTTTGTTGTCTGCTATATCCTCTTTGGAAGGAACACCTAGTACTGGATTTGGAGGAAGAGGAATCACTGATGCCTCAGTTTTAGCAAAG GAAAAGCCTTCTCAGGAAAAGCCTACTCTTTCCCCTGCGCTTGAAGCAGCTATTGATTATCAGTTGAAAGTATTATCAGTTGCGATCACTTATGCAGGTCCTGCACTTCTTCATTACAAGGATCAATTGAAAGAGGCTATTTTTTCTGCATTTGACTCCCCGTCTTGGAAG GTTAACATAGCCGGTGATCATCTTCTAAGATCTCTTCTTGGAAGCCTGATTCTCTATTATCCCATTGACCAGTACAA GTGCGTTTTGCGTCATCCTGCTGCTGCTACATTAGAGGAATGGATCAGCACCAAAAATTCTTCTGATAATGAACTATTAACAGGTCCCAAGTGGCATGTTCCAAGTGATAATGAAGTTCAATTTGCAAATGAGCTATTGAACCTCCATTTTCAGTCAGCCTTGGATGATCTACTGAGAATATGTAAAACTAAATTGCACTCTGATTCAG GGAATGAGAAAGAGCACTTGAAAGTGACTCTTCTGCGTATTCAGTCTACCTTGCAAGGTGTTTTATCTTGCTTGCCTGATTTTAGGCCATCCTTTCAGAGTGGGGTGATGGGAGATCCTGGTTATACTTCCTTCTTAATAGCTGGATCGTCAGGGTCAATTGTTGGGGGCACTGAATTGCGGGAAAAAGCTGCTGAGATTACACATGCAGCCTGCAA ATACTTGTTAGAGGAGAAATCAGATGACAGCATACTATTGATACTCCTTATTCGCATTATGGATGCTTTAGGGAACTATG GAAGTTTGGAATATGACGAGTGGTCAAATCACAGGCAGAATTGGAAGTCGGAATCTGCTGCCATTGTAGAACCTcctgtaaattttattgtgtcTTCCCATTCTAAAGGAAAGAGAAG ACCTAGATGGGCACTTATTGACAAGGCATACATGCACAGTACATGGAGATCATCTCAGTCATCCTATTATCTGTTTCGTACAACAGGGGATTTCTCCCCACCAGACCATGTGAAACTTTTGATGGATGATCTCCTAAACCTATCTTTGCATAGCTATGAAGCTGTCCGCAT ACTTGCTGGTAAATCTCTATTGAAGATGATCAAGAGGTGGCCATCTTTGATTTCAAAGTGTGTGCTCTCTCTTGCTGAGAATTTAAGGATTCCAAACACACCAGAGTATGTGGTCCTAGGTTCTTGTGCAGTCCTTTCTACACAGACCGTCCTGAAGCATTTGACCACG GATCAAAAGGCATTCTCTTCATTTCTCCTTGGGATTCTCTCAAG TTCCCATCATGAATCACTGAAAGCGCAGAAAGCAATCAATGAG CTCTTTGTCAAATACAACATCCTTTTCTCTGGAGTGTCTAGAAGCATATTGAAGACAATGGACAATCATAAAGATGGATCAGATTTTTCAGATTTGATTTCTCAGATCGGTTCTTTGAGTTCCGATGCCTCTCGCTTGCACTGGCG GTATAATCTAATGGCTAATAGAGTTCTGCTCTTGTTAGCTATGGCATCCAGAAGTGATCCAAATGTCTCTTCAAAGATCCTCAGTGAAACTGCTG GTCACttcttgaagaatttaaaaagtcAACTTCCCCAAACCAGAATACTTGCAATCTCTGCTCTAAATACGCTACTGAAAGAATCACCTTACAAAACATCATTGGAGGATCGGCCATTATTGTCTGAGAATTCACAAGGAAATAGCAAATCATCCTTGGAAGGAGCTTTGAGTGAAATTTTTCAGGAAGATGGATTTTTTGATGAGACGTTTAATAGTCTTTCACATGTTCATATAATCGCAGATACCGAGAGCACATCTTCCAGAGGAAGTCATGGAAATTCTTCCTTTCAGAGCCTAGCAGATAAATCAATTACCcgtttttattttgacttttcagCTTCATGGCCACGTACTCCTAGTTGGATCTCCCTATTAGGCAGTGATACGTTTTACTCAAACTTTGCACGGATTTTCAAGCGGCTAATACAAGAATGCGGCATGCCTATGATAGTGGCGATTAAAAGTACGCTGGAGGAGTTTGCAAATGCAAAGGAGCGGTCCAAGCAATGTGTTGCTGCTGAAGCATTGGCTGGGGTGTTGCATTCTGATGTTGATGGTCTTTTAGGGGCATGGGACAGCTGGATGATGATCCAGTTGAAGAGTATCATTCTTGCTCCATCAGTGGAATCCATACCTGAGTGGGCAGCTTGTATACGCTATGCTGTTACAGGAAAAGGGAAGCATGGAACAAGAGTTCCTCTTCTGAGgcaacaaattttgaattgtttggtTACTCCTTTACCTCCAACTGTAACTACTACTGTGGTTGCAAAACGCTATGCTTTCCTTTCAGCTGCCCTCATAGAAATATCCCCTCAAAAGATGACTCTGCCAGAAATACAGCTACATATTGGACTTTTGGAGGAGTTACTGAATAATATGTGCCATTCATCAGCTCAT GTAAGAGAAGCTATAGGTGTTACCCTCTCTGTGTTGTGCTCAAACATTCGGCTCCATGCATCATTTTCTCATGAGTATTCACATGAAGGGGTAAATAGTGATATTGACAATTATCTTAAAGAGGAAAGATGGGTTCAGTTTCTAACTGAAAGAGCTTCAGAGTCAGTGAcgaatattcaaaataataatcattctGACAATTTGGAGGTGTCAGCAAATTGTAGTACTCAAAATGGGCATTTGAAAGGGGATTCGCAAGATGATGTCAAATGGATGGAATCg ttatttcattttatcataTCAACTTTGAAGTCTGGAAGATCTTCATGTTTGCTGGACATAATTGTGGGACTTCTCTATCCTGTAATATCCTTGCAG GAAACATCAAATAAAGATTTGTCAACATTGGCCAAGGCAGCTTTTGAATTGCTCAAATGGAGGGTTTTCTGGGAACCTCATCTTCAGAAAGCTGTTAGCATAATTCTATCTTCTGCAGATGATTCTAACTGGAGAACAAGATCTGCTACTCTGACGTATCTGCGAACTTTTATGTATAG GCACACGTTCATACTCCCAGacacagaaaaaaaagatatttggAATACAGTGGAGAAGCTTCTAACGGACAATCAAGTGGAG GTAAGGGAGCATGCTGCAGCTGTTCTGGCAGGCTTAATGAAGGGGGGTGATGAAAAGTTAGCCAAGGACTTCCGCGATAGAGCTTACAAGGAGGCCAATATGATTCAAAGGCAGAATAAGAG AAATTCGAGCTTCAGTCAGTCAGTAGCTTCTAGACATGGTGCTGTACTTGCTTTGGTTGCTTCTGTGTTATCAGTCCCTTACGATATGCCCAG TTGGTTGCCTGAGCATGTTACATTATTGGCACGTTTTAGTGGGGAGGCGACACCCGTTAAATCTACAGTGACAAAAGCAGTTGCAGAATTCCGTCGTACTCATGCTGACACGTGGAATCTTCAGAAAGATTCATTTACAGAAGAGCAACTAGAG GTTTTGGCTGATacatcctcatcatcatcatattttGCTTGA
- the LOC102627647 gene encoding transcription factor MYB80 isoform X1, protein MGRIPCCEKDNVKRGQWTPEEDNKLSSYIAQHGTRNWRLIPKNAGLYFCSDDKIFNTQFLNSTYKVSVLFYFRMLGLQRCGKSCRLRWTNYLRPDLRRGQFSDTEEQTIIKLHSVVGNRWSLIAAQLPGRTDNDVKNHWNTKLKKRLSGMGIDPVTHKPFSHLMAEIATTLAPPQVAHLAEAALGCFKDEMLHLLTKKRIDFQLQQTAPGNNSTTYITNKSDENNDTIEKIKLNLSRAIQEPEMPPSNKPWDTMEAIPTNFAGTCSAFPASAPGFQYGSSSFGHDGAASPWSQSMCTGSTCTAGEQQGQLHQKVEHDNGEESEGGKGMRNGSAMFNADCVLWDLPSDDLMNPMV, encoded by the exons ATGGGACGCATTCCATGTTGTGAGAAGGATAACGTGAAAAGAGGACAATGGACACCCGAAGAAGACAACAAGCTCTCTTCTTACATTGCCCAACACGGCACCAGAAACTGGCGCCTCATCCCCAAGAATGCTGGTTTGTACTTTTGCTctgatgataaaattttcaatacgcaatttctaaactctacttacAAAGTAAGTGTTCTGTTTTATTTTCGCATGTTAGGCCTCCAGAGATGCGGGAAGAGTTGTAGGCTGCGGTGGACTAATTACCTTCGTCCTGATCTTAGGCGCGGCCAGTTCTCTGACACTGAAGAGCAAACAATTATTAAGCTACATTCTGTTGTTGGCAACCG ATGGTCACTGATTGCAGCTCAGTTACCCGGCAGGACCGACAATGATGTAAAGAATCATTGGAACACCAAGCTGAAGAAGAGGCTTTCAGGCATGGGCATTGATCCGGTAACCCATAAGCCTTTCTCCCATCTTATGGCGGAAATCGCCACCACACTGGCCCCACCACAGGTGGCTCACCTGGCAGAAGCTGCCCTTGGTTGCTTTAAAGATGAAATGCTTCATCTCCTCACTAAGAAACGCATAGATTTCCAGCTCCAGCAAACAGCACCAGGGAATAACTCTACTACTTACATTACCAATAAAAGTGATGAAAACAATGATACCATTGAAAAGATCAAGCTCAATTTATCAAGGGCTATACAAGAACCTGAGATGCCACCTTCAAACAAGCCATGGGACACCATGGAGGCAATACCTACAAACTTTGCAGGGACTTGCAGTGCTTTCCCAGCATCTGCTCCCGGATTTCAGTATGGCTCGTCATCATTTGGCCATGATGGGGCTGCATCACCATGGAGCCAAAGTATGTGTACTGGAAGCACATGCACGGCTGGGGAGCAGCAAGGCCAGTTGCATCAAAAAGTAGAGCATGACAATGGAGAGGAGTCTGAAGGAGGAAAAGGAATGAGGAATGGATCCGCCATGTTCAATGCAGATTGTGTCCTGTGGGATTTACCATCTGATGATCTAATGAATCCCATGGTTTAA
- the LOC102628128 gene encoding probable amino acid permease 7 isoform X1, which translates to MVLSSADKNHETPLLPEQDPEPFIKRTGTLWTAVAHIITGVIGSGVLSLAWSMAQLGWIAGPLAMVIFASVTLFATFLLCDCHRSPDPEYGPGRNRSYLEAVDMCLGKTNAWACSFFVHVGLYGTAIAYTVTSAISMRAIQKSNCYHREGHEAACEYSDTYYMLIFGAVQLILSQAPDFHNIQSLSVIAAVMSFAYSFIGFGLGVAKVIGNGFVMGSFSGVSTTTSIEKMWLVAQALGDIAFAYPYSLILIEIQDTLKSPPPANQTMKKASTMSIITTTIFYLFCGGFGYAAFGDNTPGNLLTGFGFYEPYWLIDLANTFIVIHLVGGYQVYSQPIFAHFEKWICEKFPENGFLNNEFFLKPPLMPAFRWNPLRLCFRTVYVVSVTAIAMSFPYFNQVLGVIGGVIFWPLTIYFPVEMYLKQMNIEAWTRKWVMLRVFSYVCFIVSTFGLVGSIQGIISAKLS; encoded by the exons ATGGTACTCTCCTCCGCAGATAAAAATCATGAGACACCGTTGTTGCCCGAACAAGATCCCGAGCCTTTTATCAAGAGaacag GAACTCTATGGACTGCCGTGGCGCATATAATAACTGGGGTGATAGGCTCGGGGGTGCTGTCTTTAGCATGGAGCATGGCTCAGCTCGGTTGGATTGCCGGTCCTTTGGCAATGGTGATCTTTGCTTCTGTCACCCTTTTCGCTACATTTCTTTTATGTGACTGTCACAGGAGCCCTGATCCTGAATATGGCCCCGGCCGTAACCGGTCTTATCTTGAAGCTGTTGACATGTGTCTAG GGAAAACAAATGCCTGGGCATGTAGCTTTTTCGTACATGTAGGCTTGTACGGGACGGCAATTGCCTATACCGTGACATCTGCTATTAGCATGAG GGCAATTCAGAAATCAAACTGTTACCACAGAGAAGGGCACGAGGCAGCATGTGAATACTCTGATACTTACTATATGCTGATATTTGGAGCTGTTCAGTTAATACTATCTCAAGCACCGGATTTCCACAACATACAATCACTGTCAGTAATTGCTGCAGTCATGTCATTTGCCTATTCTTTCATCGGATTTGGACTTGGTGTTGCCAAAGTCATAG GAAATGGATTTGTTATGGGTAGCTTTTCAGGAGTTTCAACTACTACTTCAATTGAGAAAATGTGGTTGGTCGCTCAAGCACTCGGCGACATTGCATTTGCCTACCCGTATTCCCTCATACTCATTGAGATTCAG GATACTTTGAAGTCGCCTCCACCGGCAAACCAGACCATGAAGAAGGCCTCAACAATGTCAATCATCACCACAACCATTTTCTACCTTTTCTGTGGAGGATTTGGGTATGCGGCTTTCGGGGACAATACCCCAGGGAACCTCCTAACAGGATTCGGATTTTACGAGCCATACTGGCTTATTGACTTGGCTAATACTTTTATCGTGATTCATCTAGTTGGAGGGTATCAG GTTTATAGTCAGCCAATATTTGcccattttgaaaaatggattTGTGAGAAGTTTCCAgagaatggattcttgaatAATGAGTTCTTCTTGAAACCACCGCTGATGCCAGCTTTCAGATGGAACCCTCTGAGACTGTGTTTCCGAACTGTTTATGTTGTGTCTGTGACGGCAATTGCAATGAGCTTCCCTTACTTCAATCAGGTTCTAGGAGTGATAGGAGGAGTGATATTTTGGCCCTTAACGATATACTTCCCTGTGGAGATGTACTTGAAGCAGATGAACATTGAAGCTTGGACAAGAAAGTGGGTAATGCTTCGAGTTTTTAGCTACGTGTGCTTCATTGTGTCAACTTTTGGGTTGGTCGGATCAATCCAAGGAATTATAAGTGCAAAATTAAGCTAA
- the LOC102628128 gene encoding probable amino acid permease 7 isoform X2, protein MGPKSPSHNLKKEIINVSGKTNAWACSFFVHVGLYGTAIAYTVTSAISMRAIQKSNCYHREGHEAACEYSDTYYMLIFGAVQLILSQAPDFHNIQSLSVIAAVMSFAYSFIGFGLGVAKVIGNGFVMGSFSGVSTTTSIEKMWLVAQALGDIAFAYPYSLILIEIQDTLKSPPPANQTMKKASTMSIITTTIFYLFCGGFGYAAFGDNTPGNLLTGFGFYEPYWLIDLANTFIVIHLVGGYQVYSQPIFAHFEKWICEKFPENGFLNNEFFLKPPLMPAFRWNPLRLCFRTVYVVSVTAIAMSFPYFNQVLGVIGGVIFWPLTIYFPVEMYLKQMNIEAWTRKWVMLRVFSYVCFIVSTFGLVGSIQGIISAKLS, encoded by the exons ATGGGCCCCAAATCTCCATCTCATAAtctgaagaaagaaattataaacGTTTCAG GGAAAACAAATGCCTGGGCATGTAGCTTTTTCGTACATGTAGGCTTGTACGGGACGGCAATTGCCTATACCGTGACATCTGCTATTAGCATGAG GGCAATTCAGAAATCAAACTGTTACCACAGAGAAGGGCACGAGGCAGCATGTGAATACTCTGATACTTACTATATGCTGATATTTGGAGCTGTTCAGTTAATACTATCTCAAGCACCGGATTTCCACAACATACAATCACTGTCAGTAATTGCTGCAGTCATGTCATTTGCCTATTCTTTCATCGGATTTGGACTTGGTGTTGCCAAAGTCATAG GAAATGGATTTGTTATGGGTAGCTTTTCAGGAGTTTCAACTACTACTTCAATTGAGAAAATGTGGTTGGTCGCTCAAGCACTCGGCGACATTGCATTTGCCTACCCGTATTCCCTCATACTCATTGAGATTCAG GATACTTTGAAGTCGCCTCCACCGGCAAACCAGACCATGAAGAAGGCCTCAACAATGTCAATCATCACCACAACCATTTTCTACCTTTTCTGTGGAGGATTTGGGTATGCGGCTTTCGGGGACAATACCCCAGGGAACCTCCTAACAGGATTCGGATTTTACGAGCCATACTGGCTTATTGACTTGGCTAATACTTTTATCGTGATTCATCTAGTTGGAGGGTATCAG GTTTATAGTCAGCCAATATTTGcccattttgaaaaatggattTGTGAGAAGTTTCCAgagaatggattcttgaatAATGAGTTCTTCTTGAAACCACCGCTGATGCCAGCTTTCAGATGGAACCCTCTGAGACTGTGTTTCCGAACTGTTTATGTTGTGTCTGTGACGGCAATTGCAATGAGCTTCCCTTACTTCAATCAGGTTCTAGGAGTGATAGGAGGAGTGATATTTTGGCCCTTAACGATATACTTCCCTGTGGAGATGTACTTGAAGCAGATGAACATTGAAGCTTGGACAAGAAAGTGGGTAATGCTTCGAGTTTTTAGCTACGTGTGCTTCATTGTGTCAACTTTTGGGTTGGTCGGATCAATCCAAGGAATTATAAGTGCAAAATTAAGCTAA
- the LOC102626875 gene encoding uncharacterized protein LOC102626875, with protein sequence MAEMKDAHVVEIPVDEEHQQKVLCCMNTTTAIQHHPLMEISQSPGHLLLLKLWQREEDLFGRRISLKESRMDSIKREIFQLCCFFLVFHGFFLTLLFTSSVSPKYEHTCRKWWIPSILSLSTSLVFVFLVQFKLYRYWKVCRQLQREKNDNRALTRCIQELRMKGASFDLSKEPLSGKRMKSSSVEIKWKPLTWCSQNVITICLLCFSGLVFPASKFILC encoded by the coding sequence ATGGCTGAAATGAAAGATGCCCATGTTGTTGAAATCCCAGTAGACGAAGAGCACCAACAGAAAGTGTTGTGTTGCATGAACACAACCACAGCAATTCAACACCACCCATTAATGGAAATTTCTCAAAGTCCTGGCCATCTTCTGCTTCTCAAATTGTGGCAAAGAGAAGAAGACCTTTTCGGTCGAAGAATTTCTTTGAAAGAATCGAGAATGGATTCTatcaaaagagaaattttcCAACTCTGTTGCTTCTTTTTAGTCTTTCATGGGTTCTTCTTAACATTGTTGTTTACTTCTTCTGTCAGTCCCAAATATGAACATACCTGTAGGAAATGGTGGATACCCTCTATTTTATCTTTGTCAACTTCACTCGTGTTTGTGTTTTTGGTTCAGTTTAAGCTTTACAGGTACTGGAAAGTGTGCAGGCAATTACAAAGAGAGAAGAACGATAATAGGGCACTTACTAGATGCATTCAGGAACTGAGGATGAAAGGGGCTAGCTTTGATTTATCGAAGGAGCCACTGAGTGGAAAGAGGATGAAAAGCTCAAGCGTTGAGATCAAGTGGAAGCCCCTAACATGGTGTTCTCAGAATGTGATCACTATTTGTCTTCTTTGTTTCTCAGGTTTGGTGTTTCCTGCTAGCAAGTTCATTCTCTGCTAA
- the LOC102627647 gene encoding transcription factor MYB80 isoform X2 — protein sequence MGRIPCCEKDNVKRGQWTPEEDNKLSSYIAQHGTRNWRLIPKNAGLQRCGKSCRLRWTNYLRPDLRRGQFSDTEEQTIIKLHSVVGNRWSLIAAQLPGRTDNDVKNHWNTKLKKRLSGMGIDPVTHKPFSHLMAEIATTLAPPQVAHLAEAALGCFKDEMLHLLTKKRIDFQLQQTAPGNNSTTYITNKSDENNDTIEKIKLNLSRAIQEPEMPPSNKPWDTMEAIPTNFAGTCSAFPASAPGFQYGSSSFGHDGAASPWSQSMCTGSTCTAGEQQGQLHQKVEHDNGEESEGGKGMRNGSAMFNADCVLWDLPSDDLMNPMV from the exons ATGGGACGCATTCCATGTTGTGAGAAGGATAACGTGAAAAGAGGACAATGGACACCCGAAGAAGACAACAAGCTCTCTTCTTACATTGCCCAACACGGCACCAGAAACTGGCGCCTCATCCCCAAGAATGCTG GCCTCCAGAGATGCGGGAAGAGTTGTAGGCTGCGGTGGACTAATTACCTTCGTCCTGATCTTAGGCGCGGCCAGTTCTCTGACACTGAAGAGCAAACAATTATTAAGCTACATTCTGTTGTTGGCAACCG ATGGTCACTGATTGCAGCTCAGTTACCCGGCAGGACCGACAATGATGTAAAGAATCATTGGAACACCAAGCTGAAGAAGAGGCTTTCAGGCATGGGCATTGATCCGGTAACCCATAAGCCTTTCTCCCATCTTATGGCGGAAATCGCCACCACACTGGCCCCACCACAGGTGGCTCACCTGGCAGAAGCTGCCCTTGGTTGCTTTAAAGATGAAATGCTTCATCTCCTCACTAAGAAACGCATAGATTTCCAGCTCCAGCAAACAGCACCAGGGAATAACTCTACTACTTACATTACCAATAAAAGTGATGAAAACAATGATACCATTGAAAAGATCAAGCTCAATTTATCAAGGGCTATACAAGAACCTGAGATGCCACCTTCAAACAAGCCATGGGACACCATGGAGGCAATACCTACAAACTTTGCAGGGACTTGCAGTGCTTTCCCAGCATCTGCTCCCGGATTTCAGTATGGCTCGTCATCATTTGGCCATGATGGGGCTGCATCACCATGGAGCCAAAGTATGTGTACTGGAAGCACATGCACGGCTGGGGAGCAGCAAGGCCAGTTGCATCAAAAAGTAGAGCATGACAATGGAGAGGAGTCTGAAGGAGGAAAAGGAATGAGGAATGGATCCGCCATGTTCAATGCAGATTGTGTCCTGTGGGATTTACCATCTGATGATCTAATGAATCCCATGGTTTAA